CGAAGCTATCGCTGTTAACTGTTTTCCTTTGTCGCCTTTAACACTCAAGATGAAGCCAGTAGCTGCTGTACCCGTGCTCCTGGCAGTTTTAGCTTGTTTCGTTAGGGGTAAGTATTAACTGGAACTTCTGTGACTCTGCTTCTCGAACAATACTATCGAACTTTAcaaaaactttacaaaaaaaatcgaGGACTTGATCGGCATATCTAGAGCGAATATACTTTCGAAATTTATAACTTGTATCGCTGATTTCTGACTTATCCGAGGAAAGCAATCAACAGGTTGAATTCATGAGAATTAACGCTCTGGACGAGTATGATTTTATgcatttcaacaaaatgtacGTTTGGCCAACCTCCACCCCACCAACTTGAACATAGATAATATGACTCTCCTCCCTGCACTTTTCACATCGGTGATACACTAAGAAGCGGGTGATAATATTTGGTTCAGTTGTATCATTAAATGCAGcgaaataaattaaaagtctACCACTTCTCACATCATTTAGTCGTACaactatataatgtacaataCTTATAGTGTGGGCTTGATACCACATACTGAACCTGTGATACCATTGTACATGTACGGCAGAAGGTTAAATGCTAGATAGGTATACATGAGGTGTCAGTCGTGTTTTCAATTTAATTGTTAAATTAACTATATACTGTGTTAGTCTTGTATTCTCTGCGATCGCCTCATACCTCAACACCAATATTTctatacaaattaaatatatataatgctaATTTACTGGAATGATTTTGACGTCACTAAGTGTCCAAAAAGAGGCGTTCTCAACTACGTATTGATGACCTTTGATCCCCAAACAAAACAGCATTGTGTGCCGTTTGTTGGGTCTATTTGAAATCtttagtaaatattaaaattcataATTCATTCTTCAAtgacaggttttttttaaattcaatattattttttagcTCAGGACCCAACAACAATGGTGATACCCACAGCTATAATATGTAAGTtggttttaaaaatgtattattgattacattatgttgtataaaaatattatagtcGAAAGTGGTAACAGTGCAATCAATCATTTTTTTAGAGAGGGtcacttttttcattttttgtgatttcAAAGATAGTTGTAGTGGTAAAGGTCGTATTTCAAATGATTTTCACTGCCCCTGACATAATAACATTGATGACTTCGGATTTGTGATAGTTTCAATTTTAGCATACTACCATTcggtttttcattgttttattatttgatattgcttataattataataatgttatacaaCATTTGAATATATGGAGATAAGAAGCGATCTACAGTGTCCATGATCCGTAAAAAcgatatacaaatataatttcTTGTTTCTATTGCCTTACATGTTcgaattttttaaaatatttttatctgTCAATCTCTTTGTATGTTGATCTGTCCTATATCTGACATCTGTCCTGTTTCAGTATTTCGTTTGTTTCCCTCCCTCAGAGTCAGATCGCTATCCCTCCTGGCCATTTTTGTCAGGATTCATCTTTTCAGTTTCTTTTTTATACGTTTCActaaccccaccccacccccacccgtTCCTGCCATTAACGTAACTCATGTTATATTTGATGCAGCCCCTCAATGTGGCAATGACCTTGAGTGGTATTTATACAGTGACAACTGTTACTATGTAAAGGATTCCGAGGTACTATCAGAAAGTTGGCAAGATGCCAATGACTTCTGTATGCTGCATGGTGGATATTTGGTTTCCATCAACTCCCAAAATGAGCAGTTACTTGTGCACTCTTTTGTAAGTACTCATAAAATATTACTGACAATATTAAGTCAATACGCCTCAGAAAATTAATGCTAACAAGGTCGACTATTGATTGTGTTGTAGAGGTCATAGCCCAAATGCTGAACCATtctctctatgacgtcacaaaatggTGTgttctaggtgggaccggaaataccccaAAACTATCGAAGTAAATCCGACAGGAACGGACTGAAAAACTGTcgttttaaggtgtttgcagacgctttttcaaagttttaaaaCAAGAATGTTATCCGATCAGAGGAGCGACTAGGAGTATATAGGCCATTCTTGTGTTGTGGGCTGTTTTTATGTTATAGTGACTGCCACAAAAGTGAAAACATTTTAACCCCAAAATACCAGTTCTTGTTTGCATTTGGCCTTTAACGACCCGACTATATTTAACGTACACTGTTCTACTTTGTGAACACTGACGTGCCTACTCAGATCAGTAGTTTCAACTTTCGACTCGAAATATTcttacattttcaaaaagtagTATCATTACTTTGATATACGaattaaaatgtttgtcattgtaaaTCGTGTTTATATATCAACTTAGTTTGACGCCATTTTGAGTAAGTGGAAAATACAAGTATCCTTgcaagttgtaaaaaaaaaaaactttacacTTACTATACTATTAATTTTCCCCTGTTACAGCTGACATCTCGCGATATTTGGGCATCGTGGATAGGTCTCCGAGAACTAGATTTTGGAGAAGGACCAGATTATCGGTAGGATTATTTCATAACATAAATTCTGAAATATTTCCAACAACAGGGAAGAATTTCTTTGAAGCAAACGCTATATTTTTATGAGTTGTCGATAGCTCTTAATTTGTCATAAAATAGTGCATCCATGGATAAgatgaaaattgatttttgaagaACTTCCATACAGTGTAGTCGAGTCATTTAGGTTGAAGCTTTGAGAAAATGGAACTTTActagtcaatatatatatatatatatatatatatatatatatatatatatatatatatatatatatatatatatatatattgcaatttCCAACTGAATTTCCATATTATCGTATGTTATGAATAGTAATGCCATAACATTGTCCAAAGAATACCCTCCATTTTTGGCAAATGTCTGAAGTTCAAGAGACGACTCGACTGCATACATTTTACATGGAGTCGTCGTCGAGAGTTGGTGTCAATGTACGATTCACTAACAATACAAGAATTCAATAACGCAAGATgacattcctgtacattttcagTAGTTCGTAGTTTCATTTGCAAACCGTCAGTGTAAAGTGAAAACTGTTTCCTTGTAGTTGTATGTCTTGTTTCTATTTCCTCAGATGGATCGATGATAGTTCAATACCGGTATACACTAATTGGTCACCGAACGAGCCTAATGACGCACATCAGGAAGAACAATGCGTGGAAATGAGAGAGTACAGTAAGTCAAACCAATAATCAAAGTAATGTCATATGTGATACACCTATCTATCAGTCTTTctctcagtcagtcagtcagtcagtcagtcagtcagctagacaggcaagcagacagacagacagacagacagacagacagacagacagacagacagacagacagacagacagagacagactacaatctgtctgtctatctaccaGTCCATCCTTCCGTTTGTCtcttatatgtatgtatgtatgtatgtatgtatggatggatggatggatggatggatggatggatggatggatgtatgtatgtatatgtgtgtgtgtgtgtgtgtgtgtgtatgtatgtatgtatgtatgtatggatggatggatggatggatggatggatgtattatgtatgtatggatggatggatggatggatgtatgtatgtatgtatgtattatgtatgtatgtatgtatgtatgtatgtatgtatgtatgtatgtatatatatgcatacatttattgctTTACTTGTATTCCCTTCATCCTTCTCATCTTCTTCATTTTAATACTATTTGCATAATAGATGCAATGTGGAACGACAACAACTGTGGTGATAAATTGTCATTCGTATGTAAAAAACCATACGGTCAAGTTGGACCAATCACAAAACAGCCCACACAACCACCCCGTGGTCATTGCAATGCTGGATATCTGGAACACAACAATATATGTTATTCATTCAATGGTGATGATGAAAGCTCCGTGGTGGATTGGTACTCAGCAAGGGATAGATGTAGAGCGACTGGTGGTGATTTAGCTACTATTCATAGCCAGGAACAACAAGGCGAGTAATTACACCATGTATCTACAGCTGAAAGTACAATTGCATTCAGTTTCAATTTAAATCATGTTTGACATGAGCCACATCCTGTCTAATTAGTGTAAGTTATCAACCAGATTTATACTCTATGCAGTGAGCATTAAATTGAACTATGCAGCGCAAGTTTATGGTAATAAATAGATCTGGTTGCACCAAATCACTTAAACTAATGTTACTTatctaaatgttttgttgtagtTACACGGTCTAAGATGGCTCTCAACAAATACATCTAATACATCTAATAATTGAAACTGAACACAATTATCATTTCCACTGTACTAAGACAATTTTCGGCGAGTTCGATCCTATACAGGGACGCAGTCTGGTGTAAGAGTATGGTATTTGTGATTATTATTGTTGCTAAAAAAATTAATCGTTTCTAGCAACTGTTAGAACTAATACCAGGAAGCCACATATAAAAATCACCGTGCAATAGCTTTTGGAATTCTAGTGACGTATACATTCGAAGCAAGCCATAGCTGCCATGTACAAGCCTCTTCGTATATACTAATCAATCACCTGCCTCATACTGTGTCGATacttagtctagctgctagaccatGAGGTTTCTTCTGAAAGTGCAATCGAGCTCGAGCTCGAATGATGAAGGTCTCCAATTTCATAATTCAAACCAGTATTCAATGCTTGGAAAGCTACAATTACTGTAAGCGAAATGTCCCTGACCAATCGTGGTCAACCTCAGTTGCCATATTTGTTCATCAACCGCAAAACATCAAATGTACGACAATGACGAAAAGAGTAAATCAAACATCAACCATGTTATCTTATTTAATTAAGTAGAAATACATATTAGCTTATGCTAAACTTAACATATATAGACATCCCTATTAGAAGTCGCTCACCTGAGCCTATCTTCCAGAACATAAAGTGACTGTCTATTGAGTGCATAGTAATGAAATAGGTCAACGTTTTCTTTTGCAGCGTACATAACCAGTAATCTAAGGGACATTCAGTACGCTATGTGGATTGGTTTCAATGATGTCAGTTGGGAGGGCCAATTCAGATGGACTGACGGGTCAGAGGTCAACTACTACAGATGGGCTCAAGGTGAACCAAACGGCGACAGAGAGGTGATTTATCAAGGAAACTTTCCAAACCCTCtatgatttttattttctgttaatAATTTAACCACCGACGCTCCTTCCATATTGTGttctgttttacaaaaaaacaaaacgaaacaaaaccAGATTTACACTGAATGCTTTCcgtaaggaatttcatgatttatgcaagacattaagctctatatctgtgattcgtcaagtcccaatgaatgttagttgtcaaaaatgttgttggaatgcccgccacgcctcctattctcagcacaggaaagcttgccatccccGACTTCACTAGGCTtttgtgatcccctacatacccgggatatggcatgtgcgtgttgaacttccttctgtcccaccacgagtttacacacACAAATTAAAAGACTGagtgaatacagtttcttgcaacagtTAGTATAAATGAAATGAGCCaacgtgccaccatgcagacttCAAAAGATTGGCCCACCCAGACAACTAAAAACGTAGCACAATCAGATCTCGCTACTATCTAAACGTATAGAATGTGAAGTTTCTTATCACTGTTTCTGTGTGAATTATATCAAACCGAGCccgtgaacactaacatgaaatttACAGTAAGTGCTACGTGCAATGTTGTCGGGTATAGATAAATACTCATAATTCAAACGTTTCTTGTGTTGCAGGAGAATTGTGCCGAATTACATTTCCGTGGTTATGGTGGTTTGTGGAATGATGCACCATGTGACAGCACGGCTGGCTACATCTGTCAGTCTAAGAAAGGTACGAACATGTGTGCAACAGGAATTATGGTAACATTCAGCATAAAAATACAGATGATGTATAGATAAAAAAATATCTCGACAGCAAATGACATATTATCAATCGATGTGGACGACTTCCAGTAGTTGAATATTGCGTCTACTTTGGTATTGTCGTAATTACACGTATAAGAACGTGTCATGCAttgatgaatatatataaaaggccaacacaaacatgtacacacGCAGCACAGACAGTCTGGCACACATATTTACCTTCAATACATCCATACGTGTACACACGTAGATCTACAAATTGTAACAGATGGATCGAAAGACAATCATTGTACACTTCCTGTTAAACGTACCTTGTTCTTGTATCTGtgcacagtatgtatgtatgtatgtatgtatgtatgtatgtatgtatgtatgcatgcatgtatgtatgtatgtatgtatgtatgtatgtatgtatgcatgtatgtatgtatgtatgtgtgtgtatgtatgtatgtatacatatgcatgcatgtatgtatgtatgtatgtatgtatgtatgtatgtatgtatgtatgtatgcatgcatgcatgcatgcattcttgtatgcatgtatgcatgcatgtatgtatgtatacataaaagaatgtatgtatgtatgcatgtatgcatgcatgcatgtatgtatgtatgtatgtatgtatgtatgtatatgtatgcatgaatgcatgtatgtatgtatgtatgtatgtatgtatgtatgtatgtatgtatgcatgtatgtatgtatgtatgtatgtatgtatgtatgtatgtatgtatgtatgcatgcatgcatgcatgtatgtatgtatgtatgtatgtatgtatgtatgtatgtatgtatgtatgcatgcatgcatgcatgcatgcatgcatgtatgtatgtatgtatgtatgtatgtatgtatgtacgtatgtatgtatgtatgaatgtatgtatgtatgtatgtatatatgtatgtatgtatgtatgtatggatgtatgtatgtatgtatgtatgtatctatgtacatacatttattgcTAATCTTTTCCAGATCCTAATGGATTTCCCCAACCAGTTCAAAATACCTGTAACATGCCAAATTACAGCCCACACTGGAAGGGTTGCTATAGGTTAATTGCTGGATTTTACAATCGTGACCAAGCCGAGGATCTATGCGCTGTTGATGGGGCACAGTTAGTTAGTATTGAAGATGTCTACGAACAAGCTTACGTGGAGTATCATATGTTGTTAAGTGGTTACCCCGTTTGGACTGGCCTATCTGACACAGAAGTAcgtgtacattatatagtgaCTGTCATAGAAATAtagccatgtatgtatgtggctgtctctatccgtctgtctgtctgcctgccccGCCCCACCCCTCACTCAatcattccatccatccatccatccatccatccacttcCTCGTTCACTCCCTTACACCATCATGTCCCCATCcctccacccacccatctagctggctggctgactgtctgtctgtctgtctgtctatctgtctctttgtctttctgtctctctgtccatccatccatccatccatccatccatccatcctacAATATATCCGTCTACCAATACAACTGGCTACCACCTTTAAACTACTTTTATATTACTAACATAGCGTTCGTTTCTTCAATAACTTACCTACctgcttacttacttactaacCGAACTTCCTACCCATCCACTTACTTACCTACCTGCATACCCTTCCACAGAGGAAAGGTTCCTACAAATGGTCCGATGGCACACCAGTTTTGTATACCAACTGGGGTGAGGAGGAACCAAGTACGGGATTCGGGGAAGGATGTGTTAAGATGAGGACTGATGGAA
This window of the Glandiceps talaboti chromosome 16, keGlaTala1.1, whole genome shotgun sequence genome carries:
- the LOC144447782 gene encoding macrophage mannose receptor 1-like; protein product: MKPVAAVPVLLAVLACFVRAPQCGNDLEWYLYSDNCYYVKDSEVLSESWQDANDFCMLHGGYLVSINSQNEQLLVHSFLTSRDIWASWIGLRELDFGEGPDYRWIDDSSIPVYTNWSPNEPNDAHQEEQCVEMREYNAMWNDNNCGDKLSFVCKKPYGQVGPITKQPTQPPRGHCNAGYLEHNNICYSFNGDDESSVVDWYSARDRCRATGGDLATIHSQEQQAYITSNLRDIQYAMWIGFNDVSWEGQFRWTDGSEVNYYRWAQGEPNGDREENCAELHFRGYGGLWNDAPCDSTAGYICQSKKDPNGFPQPVQNTCNMPNYSPHWKGCYRLIAGFYNRDQAEDLCAVDGAQLVSIEDVYEQAYVEYHMLLSGYPVWTGLSDTERKGSYKWSDGTPVLYTNWGEEEPSTGFGEGCVKMRTDGTWDDTSCFSTGSAMCKYWTGVQPTTPPPGQGHCPVNASWTQYGGQCYHYSNSQERKSWPEAMYECERLGGHIVTIGSEAENTYIQGVLKENNLNVWIGLHRNKQGGFEWVDDKPVSFTAWGLGEPNGLLSGENCAEMYFSSGDWNDVECYREIGFVCKTNLISGQSPSSGGLSAGAIVGIVFAVLIVLSLVIVGSLKYTDNLPDITFPELPSLFNKSKLNENSGFDSPAYASQTPNITVPDDIKLDMQASHA